TAAGTTTACTCCTGTACCTTTTAAAGAAGAAGACATCTGGAATGGCTACCCAGAGGAAACTAACGCCCCTTATGGTATTGCTAAAAAAGCCCTTTTAGTACAGTTGGAAGCCTACCGCAATCAGTACGGTTTTAATGGCATTTATCTTCTACCTGTTAATTTATATGGCCCTGAAGATAATTTCGATCCCCGTAGTTCTCATGTAATTCCTGCTTTAATTCGTAAAGTTCATGAAGCCCAAAAAAGAGGCGATCGCACCCTCCCTGTCTGGGGGGATGGAAGTCCTACCCGTGAGTTTTTATACTCCAATGATGCGGCGAGAGGCATTGTTATGGGTACACAAATGTACGATAGTAGCGAACCCATTAACCTCGGTACGAATTTTGAGATTTCCATTAAGGATTTAACAGAATTAATCTGTGAATTGATGGAATTTGACGGTGAATTAATCTGGGAAACCGACAAACCCAATGGGCAACCCCGCCGTTGTTTAGATACAACTAAAGCGAAAGAAACCTTCGGTTTTACTGCTAAAATGAATCTCAGAGAAGGTTTGAAACGTACCATTGAATGGTATAGACAGAACGACTCTCTGACTTTGAGTCTGTAAATTATTAGTGAAGGTAGGCAAAAGGCAAACCCCCCTTTATCCCCCCTCGAGAGGGGGGAGGGCAACAGGCAATAGGGAATTATTTAATAATTAATTTCTCCTCCCTTTCCCATGCTTCCCACGCCTCCCTCTCTCCCCACCTTAACCAAGCAACTGAGAGACAAACTAAGCAATGACATTTAGAATCGGCATCGCAGGACCTGTTGGATCGGGCAAAACCGCTCTTTTAGACGCTTTATGCAAGAATATGCGAGAAAAATACTCCCTCGCCGCAGTTACTAATGACATTTATACCCAAGAAGATGCTCAATTTTTGGTGCGATCGCAGTCCTTAACTCCCGATAGAATTAAAGGAGTAGAAACGGGGGGATGTCCTCATACCGCTATTAGGGAGGATGCTTCCATTAATATAGAGGCGATCGAGGAATTGGAAACAACTTTTAAGGATTTAGATATTGTCTTTGTGGAAAGCGGAGGAGACAATCTAGCGGCGACATTTAGCCCTGAGTTAGTGGACTTGACCATTTATGTTATAGATGTGTCCGCAGGGGATAAAATACCCCGTAAAGGGGGACCTGGCATCACAAAATCTGACCTCTTGGTAATCAATAAAATTGACTTAGCTCCTCATGTTGGTGCTAGTTTAGAGGTGATGACAAGGGATTCTCAAAAAATGCGTGGTGATAAACCTTTTATTTTCACTAATTTAAAAACAGGAGAAGGATTAGAAAAGGTGATTGATTTTATTCAATTTCATCTTCATTGAAGATTTACCTTTGCCTGTTGCCCATTGTCCTTTTTTACCAAAAAATCGTGGGTCTTAGGTTCCCTGCCGTTTACGGCATTAGTGATATATAATATTTTTTTTAGAGGAAAGGTAATCAACATCTTTAAAAACCTCGAATCTAATCGATTTATCGAACGAGGAGCTGTCTCCTGAACTTGGTTCAGGAGCTTGTAAGCTCCGTCTTGAAAACCAAAGTCATAGGGTTCTGTCGGGAAAAGCTCTGACAGGTAAAGTCTTTGAGCAGTAAGTACAGAGGAACCAAGTATTTTAATTTCTCAGGTAGGGTAGGGCATACCCGAACCGCTCTTGAAATAGAGCATACGCTTGAGGAGAGAACCATCTCTGGACTAATTTAAGCAATTGGGTTAGTTTAAGTGGACTCGATGAACCAAGAATCCTCGTGCATTCATGCCGAGGAGTGTCAAAAAGTTGACTGTTGCCAAACTTTGACAGTCCCATCAACTCCCCCTGCCGCTAAGATAGTTCCGTCTTTACTTAAGGATAATGAGAAAATACGATTGTCATCACTAATTTTTAAGTGTCCTAATTCTGACTCACTACTAGGGTGCCAAATTTTGATTAAACCATCTGTCCCCGCACTGTATAATAATTTATCATCAGGGCTAAAACATAAATCCATCACTTGTCCTTGATGTCCCTTTAACTCTAAAAAAGGTTCTATTTCGAGGTAAAGACTAAATGTTGTTGTGGGTAAACGCCAAATTTTGATTGAACCATCTGCACAACCTCCCGCTATTAATTCTCCTGTACTATTAACTGCGATCGCATCTAAGGAAGACATATTGCCAATTAATGCCCCTAATTTATTTTCTCCTGCCAACTGCC
This is a stretch of genomic DNA from Cyanobacterium aponinum PCC 10605. It encodes these proteins:
- the ureG gene encoding urease accessory protein UreG, producing MTFRIGIAGPVGSGKTALLDALCKNMREKYSLAAVTNDIYTQEDAQFLVRSQSLTPDRIKGVETGGCPHTAIREDASINIEAIEELETTFKDLDIVFVESGGDNLAATFSPELVDLTIYVIDVSAGDKIPRKGGPGITKSDLLVINKIDLAPHVGASLEVMTRDSQKMRGDKPFIFTNLKTGEGLEKVIDFIQFHLH
- a CDS encoding GDP-L-fucose synthase family protein, with the protein product MLDLSTKKILVTGGAGFLGKQVVAELINAGANPDKITVPRSRDCDLTVWENCQKVVANQDIVIHLAAHVGGIGLNREKPAELFYDNLMMGAQLIHAAYQAGVEKFTCVGTICAYPKFTPVPFKEEDIWNGYPEETNAPYGIAKKALLVQLEAYRNQYGFNGIYLLPVNLYGPEDNFDPRSSHVIPALIRKVHEAQKRGDRTLPVWGDGSPTREFLYSNDAARGIVMGTQMYDSSEPINLGTNFEISIKDLTELICELMEFDGELIWETDKPNGQPRRCLDTTKAKETFGFTAKMNLREGLKRTIEWYRQNDSLTLSL